In Candidatus Delongbacteria bacterium, a single genomic region encodes these proteins:
- a CDS encoding flagellar basal body L-ring protein FlgH, whose protein sequence is MKVYIFFLLIITLSSFSRNLSGNSLFSDHRARKVGDIVTVMINESSSASNEAKTTTSSSAAIKLAGQGTGPLDFIPQVGLDGSNSNSSSGSGKTERKGKVVAVVTAKIVDILPNGNILLEGNRVIEVNGEKQITTVSGMIRPQDIDDENVVLSTQIAGLEVNYTGSGAVADAEEPGIISRFFGWLF, encoded by the coding sequence ATGAAAGTTTATATATTTTTTTTACTTATAATTACGCTAAGCTCTTTTTCTCGAAATTTGAGTGGTAATTCTCTTTTCTCAGATCATCGTGCTAGAAAAGTTGGTGATATTGTTACAGTTATGATCAATGAATCTTCTAGTGCTTCCAATGAAGCTAAAACAACTACTTCAAGTAGTGCTGCTATAAAATTAGCTGGACAAGGAACCGGACCTCTTGATTTTATTCCTCAAGTTGGTTTGGATGGATCCAATTCAAATTCATCTTCTGGAAGTGGTAAAACAGAACGAAAAGGTAAGGTAGTTGCTGTAGTTACCGCAAAAATAGTTGATATATTACCAAACGGAAATATTCTTCTTGAAGGAAATAGAGTAATTGAAGTAAACGGAGAAAAACAGATTACAACCGTTTCTGGAATGATAAGACCTCAGGATATAGATGATGAAAATGTAGTATTGTCTACACAGATAGCTGGTTTGGAAGTGAATTATACTGGGTCGGGTGCAGTTGCCGATGCTGAAGAACCTGGTATTATATCAAGATTTTTCGGCTGGTTATTTTAG
- the flgG gene encoding flagellar basal-body rod protein FlgG — protein sequence MIKSLYSGASGMRAQQLNIDNISNNLANVNTDGYKKMKVEFQDLIYQTIRSAGTKTGQESSTPVELQLGVGVRPVSTSKDFSQGTVTQTGNPLDVAIYGDGFFRITKDDGGEAYTRDGHFKISADGTLVTNDGFIVEPQITIPDDTEAILIGDNGIVSVLLSGETIPQELGQLELAKFINPNGLKNIGQNLFTATEASGDAVTGTPMSVGFGSVKQAYTETSNVDLVQEMVDMITAQRAYDLNSKSIKTADEMLQSANQLKR from the coding sequence ATGATTAAATCACTATATTCAGGTGCATCCGGAATGCGTGCACAGCAATTAAACATAGATAATATTTCAAATAATCTTGCCAACGTAAATACCGATGGCTATAAGAAAATGAAAGTAGAGTTTCAAGATCTTATATATCAGACTATCAGATCTGCAGGAACTAAGACAGGGCAAGAAAGTTCGACTCCTGTTGAGCTTCAGTTGGGAGTTGGTGTCAGACCTGTTTCCACCAGTAAGGATTTTTCTCAAGGAACAGTTACTCAAACAGGCAATCCGCTTGATGTGGCAATTTATGGAGACGGCTTTTTTAGGATTACAAAAGATGATGGTGGTGAAGCCTATACAAGAGACGGTCATTTTAAAATATCTGCCGATGGAACTTTAGTTACGAATGATGGTTTCATTGTAGAGCCACAAATAACAATTCCCGATGACACTGAAGCTATTTTAATTGGTGATAATGGTATTGTTTCAGTTTTACTTTCAGGAGAAACTATTCCTCAAGAACTAGGTCAGTTGGAATTGGCTAAATTTATAAATCCTAATGGTCTTAAAAATATAGGTCAAAATCTATTTACAGCTACCGAAGCTTCAGGTGATGCTGTAACGGGAACTCCAATGTCTGTAGGATTTGGTAGTGTAAAACAAGCTTACACTGAAACGAGTAATGTTGATCTAGTTCAGGAGATGGTTGATATGATTACAGCTCAGAGAGCATATGATTTAAATTCCAAATCTATCAAAACTGCAGATGAAATGCTTCAAAGTGCGAATCAATTGAAGAGATAA
- the flgF gene encoding flagellar basal-body rod protein FlgF: MVKGLYRSSGGMMQRMYEQDILANNLANLNTTGYKKDGGFLKQLIDAELTLDIRNGKTNFIGDQSYSSTYFEEGKVVGTGNPLDVAITGDGFFEINTPDGIRYTRNGNFKLDVNGVLVDQMGNPVNGQGGQIVIEGDVVQISPAGEVLVDGQTVDFLNVVSFNDPDLLVKEGNNLFDNFYNEPVNQATNFQTIQGSYESSNVDAVRSMVDMIEVHRSYDSNSRVLTATDESLRKLVNDVSRY, from the coding sequence ATGGTAAAGGGACTGTACAGATCATCCGGTGGAATGATGCAAAGAATGTACGAACAAGACATATTAGCTAATAATTTGGCAAATTTGAATACTACCGGATATAAAAAAGATGGTGGTTTTCTCAAACAATTGATAGATGCTGAGCTTACTTTGGATATAAGAAACGGAAAAACAAATTTTATCGGTGATCAATCTTATTCATCAACCTATTTTGAAGAAGGTAAAGTAGTAGGAACAGGGAATCCTCTGGATGTTGCTATCACTGGTGATGGATTTTTTGAGATAAATACTCCTGATGGCATCAGATATACTAGAAATGGAAATTTCAAGTTGGATGTAAACGGTGTTTTGGTAGATCAAATGGGAAATCCTGTAAATGGACAAGGAGGACAGATAGTGATTGAAGGAGATGTGGTTCAAATCTCTCCTGCAGGTGAAGTTTTGGTTGATGGACAAACAGTTGATTTTCTTAATGTTGTAAGTTTCAATGATCCAGATCTTTTAGTAAAAGAAGGAAATAATCTTTTTGATAATTTTTACAATGAACCTGTGAATCAAGCAACTAATTTTCAGACGATTCAAGGTAGTTATGAGTCTTCAAATGTAGATGCTGTTAGGTCAATGGTAGATATGATTGAGGTTCACAGAAGTTATGATTCAAATTCTAGAGTACTAACTGCAACAGATGAATCATTAAGAAAGCTTGTTAATGATGTATCAAGATACTAG
- the flgA gene encoding flagellar basal body P-ring formation protein FlgA produces the protein MKISIMLIFSIFFAISGKDYTINGEIYSHSKIITAWDLFSEKPDFENFEVTKSPLGNFEKKIDKTYIKNILTKNGIVNFNLIAPEQIIIKNKIAVLSKQQIEECVNSFVKSKWAGCENYSVIIKDDLENIEYPDWDNTLIYPETSNFDSFGGHYTIFIKIESENNLIKKIPVNILINTMEKVLMTKQKISKGDVLNESMFNKVEVETTGEKNLFNLGDNLHEYYAAKVIAPGEYLKNYMTKKIPDIKRNDIVNFTLQDGKITLEMEAKALKDCYIGENARFKITDTGKILRAVVTGSNSCLYTVSD, from the coding sequence ATGAAAATTAGTATTATGCTAATATTCTCCATCTTTTTTGCTATCTCTGGTAAAGATTATACTATTAATGGGGAAATTTATTCCCATTCAAAGATAATTACAGCATGGGATCTATTCTCTGAAAAACCTGATTTTGAGAATTTCGAAGTCACTAAATCACCACTGGGAAATTTTGAGAAGAAAATTGATAAAACATATATCAAAAACATACTTACAAAAAATGGGATTGTTAATTTTAACTTAATTGCTCCAGAACAAATCATAATAAAAAACAAAATAGCGGTTTTATCTAAACAACAGATAGAAGAATGTGTCAATTCTTTTGTAAAGTCAAAATGGGCAGGCTGTGAGAACTATTCTGTTATAATCAAAGATGATCTTGAAAATATTGAATATCCAGATTGGGATAATACTCTAATATATCCTGAAACTTCAAATTTTGATAGTTTCGGTGGACATTATACAATATTTATTAAAATTGAATCCGAAAATAATCTTATCAAAAAGATACCTGTTAATATTCTTATAAATACCATGGAAAAAGTTCTAATGACAAAGCAGAAAATTTCCAAGGGTGATGTTTTAAATGAATCCATGTTTAACAAAGTAGAAGTTGAAACTACTGGAGAAAAGAATCTGTTCAATTTAGGGGATAACTTACATGAATATTACGCTGCAAAAGTGATTGCACCTGGCGAATACTTAAAAAATTATATGACAAAAAAAATACCGGATATTAAGCGTAATGATATTGTGAATTTTACTCTTCAAGATGGAAAAATCACCCTAGAAATGGAAGCTAAAGCTTTGAAAGATTGCTATATCGGAGAAAATGCTAGATTTAAGATTACAGATACAGGGAAAATTTTAAGAGCTGTTGTTACAGGAAGTAATTCATGCCTGTACACAGTAAGTGATTAG